The following are from one region of the Hydrogenimonas sp. SS33 genome:
- a CDS encoding cytochrome c, translating to MSKKSASVWTSIRFWRRSAAWVTGTATVLLIWLTFDTMGQIGMGSDADLKNGVTKRIPAATVINYHIDYKYDQKRGHEVPVIGEKEDFFGKQWSAQEAAALLHKGKLTEQAKNCMDCHTLLGNGGYYAPDLTKAWLDTKWNDGTMEGITGKSTKEEAMAEFLMHPDKYPTHARMMPDLGITKDEAVALVAFLKHMSAIDTNGFPRNFSQSAKRLAGGTHAH from the coding sequence ATGAGCAAGAAGAGTGCTTCCGTCTGGACGAGCATACGGTTCTGGCGTCGTTCGGCGGCCTGGGTCACCGGTACCGCGACCGTACTGCTGATCTGGCTGACGTTCGACACGATGGGACAGATCGGTATGGGCAGCGATGCGGACCTGAAAAACGGTGTGACCAAGCGGATCCCCGCCGCGACGGTCATCAACTACCATATCGACTACAAGTATGACCAGAAACGGGGTCATGAGGTGCCGGTGATCGGCGAAAAAGAGGATTTCTTCGGCAAACAGTGGAGTGCCCAGGAGGCGGCGGCCCTGCTGCACAAAGGCAAGCTGACCGAGCAGGCCAAGAACTGCATGGACTGCCACACCCTGCTGGGTAACGGCGGATACTACGCCCCCGACCTGACCAAAGCGTGGCTCGACACAAAATGGAACGACGGCACGATGGAAGGGATTACCGGCAAAAGCACAAAGGAAGAGGCGATGGCCGAATTCCTGATGCACCCCGACAAATATCCGACGCACGCCCGCATGATGCCCGACCTGGGAATTACGAAGGATGAGGCGGTCGCACTGGTGGCTTTCCTGAAACACATGAGTGCAATCGACACCAACGGATTCCCGAGAAACTTCTCTCAAAGTGCGAAACGTTTAGCAGGAGGTACCCATGCTCACTAG
- the napF gene encoding ferredoxin-type protein NapF, which yields MIDEERRGLFTSLSSAAKGRTEERKKPLRPPYCGDPSLFQSLCPGCETKACAGACEEEIILIDEKGIPFLDFSRRGCTFCDACADVCEADVLSDKSLNFIDTNVEIDILKCLAWQQVMCNSCKDPCLEHAITFLGLFRPEIDMNRCTGCGWCNTVCPADAISFVPKKKD from the coding sequence ATGATCGACGAAGAGAGACGGGGCCTGTTCACCTCGCTCTCCTCGGCAGCGAAGGGGAGGACGGAGGAGAGGAAAAAACCGCTCCGTCCCCCCTACTGCGGCGACCCGTCCCTTTTTCAAAGCCTCTGTCCAGGTTGTGAAACCAAAGCCTGTGCCGGAGCCTGTGAAGAGGAGATCATTCTGATCGACGAAAAAGGAATACCCTTCCTCGATTTCAGCCGAAGAGGCTGCACTTTCTGCGACGCCTGCGCCGATGTCTGTGAAGCGGATGTCTTAAGCGACAAATCGCTAAACTTCATCGATACAAACGTGGAGATCGACATACTCAAATGCCTGGCCTGGCAGCAGGTAATGTGCAACAGTTGCAAAGACCCGTGTCTGGAGCATGCCATTACCTTTCTCGGCCTCTTTCGGCCGGAGATCGACATGAACCGCTGCACGGGATGCGGATGGTGCAACACGGTCTGCCCCGCCGATGCCATTTCGTTCGTCCCAAAAAAGAAGGATTGA
- the napA gene encoding nitrate reductase catalytic subunit NapA: protein MSSMSRRDFLKSAAAATAASAVGMSVPTEVAAKANEAESGWRWDKAVCRFCGTGCGIMVATKDGKIVAVKGDPAAPVNRGLNCIKGYFNAKIMYGADRLTTPLLRMNDKGEFDKHGKFKPVSWKRAFDEMERAIRKALKEGGPEAVAVFGSGQYTIQEGYAASKMMKAGFRSNAIDPNARHCMASAVVGFYQTFGIDEPSGCYDDIEITDTIVSWGSNMAEMHPILWSRVTDRKLSDPERVKVVNMSTYTTRSSDLADIEIIFTPNTDVAIWNYLAREIVYNHPEAIDWDFVKKHCIFATGFVETGYGMRTPEEAKKLGYSDKELETIKNETNHIVSKREAPALAPLGYKAGDNMKMVHRGHALGHWEISFEEFKKGLEPYTLDYVAKIAKGDPDEPLEIFKGKLEALRDLYIDKSRKMVSFWTMGMNQHNRGSWDNELSYTVHFLLGKQAKPGSGAYSLTGQPSACGTAREVGTFTHRLPADMLVKIPKHRKIAEKIWKLPEGTLNPVGYQHIVNIHRQIESGKIKFAWVNVCNAFQDTANANHWIKAAREKDVFIVTSDGYPGISAKVSDLVLPSAMIYEKWGAYGNAERRTQHWRQQVLPVGDAMSDTWQWVELSKRFTVKDLWGEWTIKGGKKLPNVIEKAKKMGYKEDTTMFEILFANDYYRSFKADDPIMEDFDNSEVFGDKRNVVGSDGKVFKGYGFFIQKALWEEYRLFGEGHGHDLADFDTYHRVRGLRWPVVNGKDTPWRFNVKYDPYARKWAKPGEEFCFYGPLLKTIKRGNLKKIEPGKGKINLKNKAKIFFRPYMDATEWPDENYDTWLCTGRVIEHWHSGTMTMRVPELFRAMPEALCYMNPKDAAAKGLKDGDLVWIESRRGKVKAHIQTRGRNRPPRGLVFVPWFDERVFINKVTLDHTCPMSKQTDYKKCAVKIYKA from the coding sequence ATGTCATCTATGTCACGACGTGACTTCCTCAAGAGCGCTGCCGCCGCTACGGCTGCCAGTGCTGTGGGGATGTCGGTTCCTACCGAAGTGGCGGCCAAGGCCAACGAAGCGGAGAGCGGCTGGCGCTGGGACAAAGCGGTATGCCGGTTCTGCGGTACCGGTTGCGGCATCATGGTTGCAACCAAAGACGGCAAGATCGTCGCGGTCAAAGGGGACCCGGCGGCTCCGGTCAACCGCGGTCTGAACTGTATCAAAGGGTACTTCAACGCCAAAATCATGTACGGTGCCGACCGTTTGACCACGCCGCTGCTGCGCATGAACGACAAGGGCGAATTCGACAAACACGGCAAATTCAAGCCGGTCAGCTGGAAACGCGCCTTCGACGAAATGGAGCGTGCCATCCGCAAGGCGCTCAAAGAGGGCGGCCCCGAAGCGGTAGCCGTCTTCGGTTCGGGTCAGTATACGATCCAGGAGGGGTATGCCGCATCCAAAATGATGAAAGCGGGATTCCGCTCCAACGCCATCGACCCCAACGCGCGCCACTGTATGGCTTCCGCGGTCGTCGGTTTTTACCAGACTTTCGGTATCGACGAACCCTCCGGATGTTACGACGACATCGAAATCACCGATACCATCGTCTCCTGGGGTTCCAACATGGCGGAGATGCACCCGATTCTCTGGTCCCGCGTCACCGACCGGAAACTCTCCGATCCCGAGCGGGTCAAAGTGGTCAACATGTCGACCTACACGACACGCAGTTCCGACCTGGCGGACATCGAGATCATCTTTACCCCCAACACCGACGTCGCCATCTGGAACTACCTGGCGCGTGAAATCGTCTACAACCATCCCGAAGCGATCGACTGGGATTTCGTCAAGAAACACTGTATCTTCGCGACCGGTTTCGTCGAAACGGGTTACGGTATGAGAACCCCGGAAGAGGCGAAAAAACTGGGGTACAGCGACAAAGAACTCGAAACAATCAAGAACGAGACGAACCACATCGTCAGCAAACGCGAAGCACCCGCTCTCGCACCTCTGGGTTACAAAGCGGGCGACAATATGAAAATGGTCCACCGCGGCCATGCCCTCGGGCACTGGGAGATCAGCTTCGAAGAGTTCAAAAAAGGCCTCGAACCCTATACCCTCGACTATGTCGCCAAAATCGCCAAAGGCGACCCGGACGAGCCGCTGGAAATCTTCAAAGGCAAACTGGAAGCGCTCCGCGACCTCTATATCGACAAGAGCCGCAAAATGGTCAGCTTCTGGACCATGGGTATGAACCAGCACAACCGCGGCTCCTGGGACAACGAACTCTCCTATACCGTCCACTTCCTTCTCGGCAAGCAGGCCAAGCCCGGTTCCGGTGCCTACTCGCTCACCGGCCAGCCTTCCGCCTGCGGTACGGCACGTGAAGTCGGTACCTTTACCCACCGTCTGCCGGCCGATATGCTGGTCAAGATTCCAAAACACCGAAAGATCGCCGAGAAAATCTGGAAATTGCCTGAAGGAACCCTCAACCCGGTCGGATATCAGCATATCGTCAATATCCACCGACAGATCGAAAGTGGAAAGATCAAATTCGCATGGGTCAACGTCTGTAACGCCTTCCAGGATACGGCCAACGCCAACCACTGGATCAAAGCGGCAAGGGAAAAAGATGTCTTCATCGTCACATCCGACGGTTATCCCGGCATCTCCGCGAAAGTCTCCGACCTGGTTCTGCCGTCGGCGATGATCTACGAAAAGTGGGGTGCCTACGGAAACGCCGAACGCCGCACCCAGCACTGGCGACAGCAGGTCCTGCCCGTCGGCGACGCCATGAGCGACACCTGGCAGTGGGTCGAACTCTCCAAACGCTTCACGGTCAAGGACCTCTGGGGCGAATGGACCATCAAAGGGGGCAAAAAACTCCCCAACGTCATCGAAAAGGCGAAGAAGATGGGCTACAAAGAGGATACGACCATGTTCGAGATCCTCTTCGCCAACGACTACTACCGCAGCTTCAAAGCCGACGACCCGATTATGGAAGATTTCGACAACTCCGAAGTCTTCGGCGACAAGCGGAACGTAGTCGGCAGCGACGGCAAAGTCTTCAAAGGGTACGGCTTCTTCATCCAGAAAGCCCTCTGGGAAGAGTATCGCCTCTTCGGTGAAGGCCACGGCCACGACCTCGCCGACTTCGACACCTACCACCGCGTCCGCGGTCTGCGATGGCCTGTCGTCAACGGAAAAGACACCCCCTGGCGCTTCAACGTCAAATACGACCCCTATGCACGCAAATGGGCGAAGCCGGGTGAAGAGTTCTGTTTCTACGGGCCGCTGCTCAAAACGATCAAACGGGGTAACCTCAAGAAGATCGAACCGGGCAAAGGCAAGATCAATCTCAAGAACAAAGCGAAGATCTTCTTCCGCCCCTATATGGATGCGACGGAGTGGCCGGACGAAAATTACGACACCTGGCTCTGTACGGGCCGTGTCATCGAGCACTGGCACTCAGGTACCATGACGATGCGCGTTCCAGAACTCTTCCGCGCGATGCCGGAAGCGCTCTGCTACATGAACCCGAAAGATGCGGCCGCCAAAGGCCTCAAAGACGGAGACCTCGTCTGGATCGAAAGCCGCCGGGGCAAAGTCAAAGCCCACATCCAGACACGCGGACGGAACCGACCGCCCCGCGGACTCGTCTTCGTACCCTGGTTCGACGAGCGCGTCTTCATCAACAAAGTTACGCTCGACCACACCTGTCCGATGTCCAAACAGACCGACTACAAAAAGTGTGCGGTCAAGATCTATAAGGCGTAA
- the napG gene encoding ferredoxin-type protein NapG codes for MAQSIGLSALGGIVWTGYVEEAKSAPLVLRPPAALPEKDFLRTCIKCGQCAEACPYDTLIMAKPGDDVPMGTPYFIPRDVPCYMCEDIPCVPVCPTEALDQKSVTTVKNGKPELDINKARMGLAIIDHESCIAYWGIQCDACYRACPLLKEALTIEFLRNERTGKHAKLVPVVHADYCTGCGLCEHACVTEKPAIFVLPREVAMGKPGDYYVKGWNKKDQERIKQRDLSKIRTKTERSEKKPQDYLNSDEELFQ; via the coding sequence ATGGCCCAGAGCATCGGGCTGTCGGCGCTGGGGGGCATCGTCTGGACCGGGTACGTGGAAGAGGCGAAGTCCGCACCGCTGGTGCTGAGGCCGCCCGCCGCGCTCCCGGAGAAGGATTTCCTGCGCACCTGCATCAAATGCGGCCAGTGCGCGGAAGCGTGCCCCTACGACACATTGATCATGGCCAAACCGGGGGACGACGTTCCGATGGGGACGCCCTATTTCATTCCCCGGGATGTGCCCTGCTATATGTGCGAGGACATCCCCTGCGTACCGGTCTGCCCGACGGAGGCTCTCGATCAGAAGAGTGTGACGACGGTCAAGAACGGGAAGCCGGAACTCGATATCAACAAGGCCCGCATGGGGCTGGCGATCATCGACCACGAGAGCTGCATCGCCTACTGGGGTATCCAGTGCGACGCCTGCTACCGGGCCTGCCCGCTTCTGAAAGAGGCGCTCACCATCGAGTTTCTACGCAACGAACGAACCGGCAAGCATGCCAAGCTTGTGCCGGTGGTTCATGCCGACTACTGTACCGGCTGCGGTCTGTGCGAACACGCCTGTGTCACGGAGAAACCGGCCATTTTCGTTCTGCCCCGCGAGGTCGCCATGGGCAAACCGGGCGACTACTACGTCAAAGGATGGAACAAGAAGGACCAGGAGCGCATCAAGCAGCGCGATTTGAGCAAGATCCGAACGAAAACCGAACGGAGCGAGAAGAAACCGCAGGATTACCTCAATTCGGATGAGGAGCTGTTTCAATGA
- a CDS encoding PQQ-binding-like beta-propeller repeat protein, whose product MRKKIFLLFLLGCSLFAAVTVKPAYQIDVEGNVVDMVVRGDKLFVGTDAGKMEVYDWRNKKKTFEIRFDKIHDFMGDPIAPKVFCVDEDPGTGKILMLVQDEGGEKILYIYQNGKRSVILDKKAHLAMRETRFVDSDHILVSTISNELIFYDYVNGKIVWRKQLSESSFSDYQLNEDHSKVASTCESGAVYVTDIQSGKVLKHFENVNKDNVFHVDFKNYHILACGKDKKAVLYSLGPTPPVIYETKFMVYAGALNKNASMSAFQVDENIDIGIFDNETKAMRYLLKGQQSVLNNIVFVNDKELISSSDDNHIMIWRLP is encoded by the coding sequence ATGAGAAAGAAAATTTTTCTGCTCTTTTTACTGGGTTGTTCCCTTTTTGCGGCCGTTACGGTCAAACCCGCCTATCAGATCGATGTGGAGGGCAATGTCGTCGATATGGTGGTCCGTGGAGACAAACTCTTCGTCGGGACCGATGCGGGGAAAATGGAAGTCTACGACTGGCGCAACAAAAAGAAGACCTTTGAAATCCGATTCGACAAAATACACGATTTCATGGGCGACCCGATCGCCCCGAAAGTCTTTTGTGTCGACGAAGATCCCGGGACGGGAAAGATCCTGATGCTGGTACAGGATGAAGGAGGAGAGAAGATCCTCTACATCTACCAGAATGGCAAACGCTCCGTCATTCTCGACAAAAAGGCCCACCTGGCGATGCGGGAGACCCGTTTCGTCGACAGTGACCATATTCTCGTCTCCACCATCAGCAACGAACTCATCTTTTACGACTACGTCAACGGAAAAATCGTATGGCGAAAGCAGTTGAGCGAATCCTCCTTTTCAGATTATCAGCTCAACGAAGACCATTCGAAAGTGGCAAGTACCTGCGAATCGGGTGCCGTCTATGTCACCGACATCCAAAGTGGCAAAGTACTCAAACACTTCGAGAATGTCAACAAGGACAACGTTTTCCACGTCGATTTCAAAAACTACCACATTCTCGCCTGCGGCAAGGACAAAAAAGCGGTCCTCTACTCCCTGGGACCCACCCCGCCCGTCATTTACGAAACCAAATTCATGGTCTACGCCGGGGCTTTGAACAAAAACGCATCCATGAGCGCTTTTCAGGTCGACGAAAATATCGATATCGGTATTTTCGACAATGAAACGAAAGCAATGCGCTATCTTCTGAAAGGACAGCAATCGGTCTTGAACAACATCGTTTTCGTCAACGACAAGGAGCTTATCAGCTCCAGCGACGACAATCACATCATGATCTGGAGGTTACCATGA
- a CDS encoding Crp/Fnr family transcriptional regulator — protein sequence MEKLKSFYLFKHLTDAQFKRLEEISNIMDYKKGTILFFEGDEAKNMIVLLDGILQVYKTDQKGNKVILHHFFPVDVIAEIVNLEHMRYPASAEFETDGKALVINYEHFENEFLKNPEVAFAFIKSLSKKIKYLENVIATNMVMNSTARVAKFICEHGHEISSLKKSMIAADLNMTPETLSRILKKLSTLGLIEKRKEEIVILDKEGLETFYL from the coding sequence ATGGAAAAGCTGAAAAGTTTCTACCTTTTCAAACATTTGACCGATGCGCAGTTCAAACGGCTCGAAGAGATATCCAATATTATGGATTATAAAAAAGGAACCATTCTTTTCTTCGAAGGGGACGAGGCGAAAAACATGATCGTCCTGCTCGACGGGATTCTGCAAGTCTACAAAACCGACCAGAAGGGGAACAAAGTCATTCTCCACCACTTCTTTCCCGTCGACGTCATCGCCGAAATCGTCAATTTGGAGCATATGCGCTATCCCGCTTCCGCCGAATTCGAAACCGACGGGAAAGCACTGGTCATCAACTATGAACACTTCGAAAACGAGTTTCTCAAAAACCCCGAAGTCGCTTTCGCCTTCATCAAGTCACTCTCCAAAAAGATCAAATACCTCGAAAATGTCATCGCCACCAACATGGTGATGAACTCCACCGCCCGGGTCGCCAAATTCATCTGCGAACACGGCCACGAAATCTCCTCTTTGAAAAAGAGCATGATCGCCGCCGACTTGAACATGACCCCTGAAACCCTCTCCCGCATTCTCAAAAAACTCTCCACACTCGGCTTGATAGAGAAGAGAAAAGAGGAGATTGTCATTCTCGACAAAGAGGGCCTCGAGACGTTTTATCTTTAG
- a CDS encoding nitrate reductase cytochrome c-type subunit produces MKRLLMTAFSAALVLGLNACADKGSGNSVKVEEQELNSKSAPVVTEEELGLRKENLYNENTKPVKAEFKRPAPGAAKPFARSYENAPPLIPHSVDGLLPITKNNNACLGCHMPDVAKSVGATPIPKTHFMDFRTQKPLGHLAEQRYNCSQCHVPQANVKPLVKNNFTPDYRRPEDKHKSFLIHDLNEGVK; encoded by the coding sequence ATGAAAAGATTGTTAATGACGGCATTCTCGGCGGCCCTTGTCCTGGGGCTCAACGCCTGTGCCGACAAAGGTAGCGGAAACTCCGTTAAAGTCGAAGAGCAGGAGTTGAATTCCAAATCCGCTCCTGTCGTGACGGAAGAGGAGCTCGGACTCCGTAAAGAGAATCTCTATAATGAAAACACGAAACCGGTCAAGGCCGAATTCAAACGGCCGGCACCGGGTGCGGCGAAGCCCTTTGCCCGCTCCTATGAAAACGCGCCGCCACTCATTCCCCACAGCGTAGACGGGCTGCTTCCCATTACGAAAAACAACAACGCCTGCCTGGGCTGTCATATGCCGGATGTGGCAAAAAGCGTAGGGGCGACGCCGATCCCGAAAACCCACTTCATGGATTTCAGGACCCAGAAGCCTCTCGGACACCTGGCCGAGCAGCGCTACAACTGCTCTCAGTGCCACGTTCCCCAGGCCAACGTGAAGCCGCTGGTCAAAAACAACTTCACACCCGATTACCGACGGCCTGAAGACAAACACAAATCCTTCCTGATCCACGACCTCAACGAAGGCGTGAAGTAA
- the napH gene encoding quinol dehydrogenase ferredoxin subunit NapH → MKKLFKMRYMILRRITQVGLLFLYFAGNAWGWNVLKGTLSSSLLFGTIPLADPFAILQMLAAGAVMGVNVFIGAAIIVAFYGIVGGRAFCSWVCPVNMVTDLANWLRRVLLLDRVERKVWVSRNARYWVMGLALIVSAITGLAAFELVSPITIFNRGVIFGMGMTWGVLLAIFLFDLFGVKNGWCGHICPLGGMYSIIGKYSLIRVYHDEPNCTLCMKCKEVCPETQVLYMIGKKSQIVDMGECVNCARCIEVCDDDALRFSLRNFATSKEAKGEKK, encoded by the coding sequence ATGAAAAAGCTCTTCAAAATGCGATACATGATCCTGCGGCGAATCACGCAGGTGGGTCTGCTCTTTCTCTATTTCGCGGGCAATGCGTGGGGCTGGAACGTCCTGAAAGGGACGCTCAGCTCCTCCTTGCTGTTTGGCACAATTCCGCTCGCCGACCCCTTCGCCATTCTGCAAATGCTGGCGGCGGGGGCGGTGATGGGGGTCAACGTCTTCATCGGCGCCGCCATCATCGTTGCCTTCTACGGCATCGTGGGCGGCCGGGCCTTCTGCAGCTGGGTCTGTCCGGTCAATATGGTCACCGACCTGGCCAACTGGCTCAGGCGTGTACTGCTGCTCGACAGGGTCGAGAGGAAAGTGTGGGTCAGCCGAAACGCCCGGTACTGGGTCATGGGATTGGCGCTGATCGTCTCCGCGATCACGGGCCTGGCGGCTTTCGAGCTGGTCAGCCCTATCACCATCTTCAACCGGGGTGTCATCTTCGGTATGGGAATGACCTGGGGTGTGCTCCTCGCCATCTTCCTCTTCGACCTCTTCGGGGTCAAGAACGGGTGGTGCGGGCATATCTGCCCGCTGGGGGGCATGTACTCCATTATCGGAAAATACAGCCTCATCCGCGTCTATCACGACGAACCCAACTGCACCCTCTGCATGAAGTGCAAAGAGGTGTGTCCGGAGACCCAGGTCCTCTACATGATCGGGAAGAAGAGCCAGATCGTCGATATGGGTGAGTGTGTCAACTGCGCCCGCTGCATCGAAGTGTGCGACGACGACGCGTTGCGGTTTAGTCTCAGAAATTTTGCAACTTCCAAAGAAGCCAAAGGAGAGAAAAAATGA